From the genome of Hemiscyllium ocellatum isolate sHemOce1 chromosome 15, sHemOce1.pat.X.cur, whole genome shotgun sequence, one region includes:
- the fam217ba gene encoding uncharacterized protein fam217ba, with translation MLLSRGLQFPAGGAERRILQLPAGNGAGDYNSQGTVRRGLVAGVSWRMSPDRLPHPAFLTVTGDAWETKGPHNTVRKPLIKKGLPAGDAPGNSKIKNSSSKVRRIQTRSQSCSFSMFDKSHFEEVSHRDCATKLKNLSLGQKDRNSKKITRNVLNPGRKGVSLLRPNSSVQKKETSDYSTESCPRNAKSASSLKQLPRSSTSFRKLLKVSMAARESPSNLRPVTPTVPVDCSLLGEPALETDGSNQQLSTCCHNAVGYSPTNPLLQSFQLPGAAQDEDSASDLSDSERIPLVSSPCRPPDLNLRAEVIAPAELTQTCSCVEFSYPDFLPKPYASWNLRELSLLVHSSSNARSPVTARPLGLLESFVGRLLELEWLQLKTEQAERSKFTRPRSNTAAGGCNPTRHPGRGRRACLMVNRGPSNPGDPAIGLTGSAASTCSHCRLQYPYCSGTCRPSAFQNFSRSASAKPRGPDSQLGGGGPPRARAVLSPKEVALGKGPSETTRLGCSSAVKGRKQPPHAQRCPPPCSWHSSSASLRRLCMIHQGGVGSREQSFVGEEDFILDDKSQRISNSVGKGKRLHKCPK, from the exons ATGTTGTTGAGTAGGGGACTACAATTCCCAGCGGGCGGTGCGGAGCGGCGAATACTACAACTCCCGGCGGGCAATGGGGccggggactacaactcccaggGGACAGTGCGGCGGGGCCTGGTGGCGGGTG TGAGCTGGAGGATGAGTCCTGATCGATTGCCACACCCGGCGTTTTTGACAGTAACGGGTGATGCCTGGGAAACCAAAGGACCGCACAACACAGTCAGAAAACCATTGATCAAGAAAGGCTTACCAGCTGGTGACGCACCCGG GAACAGTAAGATAAAGAATAGTTCATCCAAGGTGAGGAGGATCCAGACCAGATCGCAGTCTTGCAGTTTTAGCATGTTTGATAAGTCACATTTTGAGGAG GTCTCGCATAGAGATTGTGCAACTAAATTAAAGAACCTCTCTCTGGGCCAGAAGGACAGGAACTCAAAGAAG ATTACCAGGAACGTGTTGAACCCAGGCAGGAAAGGCGTGTCTCTACTCCGACCCAACAGCTCTGTCCAGAAGAAGGAGACGAGTGATTATTCGACTGAGAGTTGTCCGAG GAACGCCAAGTCTGCGTCGAGTTTGAAGCAGCTGCCGAGATCGTCGACCTCCTTCAGGAAGCTGCTGAAGGTCTCCATGGCAGCCAGAGAGTCTCCCTCCAATCTCCGACCCGTTACACCGACCGTGCCGGTGGACTGCTCGCTGCTGGGTGAGCCAGCGTTGGAGACGGATGGGTCCAACCAGCAGCTGAGCACCTGCTGCCATAACGCCGTCGGCTACTCTCCCACAAACCCACTGCTGCAGAGCTTCCAGTTACCAGGAGCTGCCCAGGATGAGGACAGCGCCAGTGATCTCTCTGATTCTGAGAGAATTCCTTTGGTCTCCAGCCCTTGCAGACCTCCGGACCTGAACCTGCGGGCCGAAGTGATCGCCCCGGCTGAGCTGACTCAGACTTGCAGCTGTGTGGAGTTTAGCTACCCGGATTTCCTGCCCAAGCCATATGCCAGCTGGAACCTGCGGGAGCTCTCGCTGCTGGTCCACAGCAGCAGCAACGCCAGGAGCCCTGTCACTGCCCGCCCCCTTGGGCTTTTGGAGAGCTTTGTGGGCCGTCTCCTCGAGCTGGAATGGCTGCAGCTGAAGACTGAGCAGGCGGAGAGGAGCAAGTTCACCCGGCCGCGCTCCAACACTGCTGCCGGGGGCTGTAACCCCACCCGCCATCCCGGGAGAGGCAGGAGAGCCTGCCTGATGGTTAACAGGGGCCCCAGCAACCCAGGGGATCCAGCCATTGGACTGACGGGCAGTGCTGCCAGTACCTGCAGTCACTGTCGGTTACAGTACCCCTACTGCAGTGGCACCTGCCGCCCCTCGGCATTCCAAAACTTCTCCCGCAGTGCCAGCGCAAAGCCGCGTGGCCCGGACTCCCAGCTGGGAGGGGGTGGTCCGCCCAGAGCAAGGGCCGTCCTCAGCCCCAAGGAGGTGGCGCTTGGAAAGGGGCCTTCAGAAACCACCCGCTTGGGCTGCAGCTCGGCAGTGAAGGGGCGGAAACAGCCCCCACATGCGCAGCGATGCCCTCCTCCCTGCTCATGGCACAGCTCCTCTGCCTCCCTCCGAAGACTGTGTATGATCCATCaggggggagtggggagcagggagcagagcttTGTGGGGGAGGAAGACTTCATTTTGGATGACAAGTCCCAGAGGATCAGTAACTCTGTTGGAAAGGGGAAGCGACTGCATAAATGTCCGAAATAG